The following coding sequences lie in one Deinococcus sp. YIM 134068 genomic window:
- the hypB gene encoding hydrogenase nickel incorporation protein HypB, whose amino-acid sequence MTTAPPATPRIVTVRQNILKANDHTAAGNRAAFRAAGVRAINLVSSPGAGKTALLERTLRDLNGRLRLAVAVGDLATENDAARLRGHGAQAEQIVTGTVCHLDAAMVRDVLPRFDLTALDVLFLENVGNLVCPSSYDLGEAARAVLLSTTEGEDKPLKYPTMFNTADVVVITKMDLADAVDFDRDLARENIDRARPGVPVIELSSKRSTGLEAWYAFVRGESV is encoded by the coding sequence ATGACGACCGCTCCGCCCGCCACGCCGCGCATCGTCACCGTGCGGCAGAACATCCTCAAGGCGAACGACCACACCGCCGCCGGGAACCGGGCCGCGTTCCGGGCGGCGGGAGTGCGGGCCATCAACCTCGTCTCCAGCCCCGGCGCGGGTAAGACGGCGCTGCTGGAACGGACGTTGCGTGACCTGAACGGCAGACTGCGCCTCGCCGTGGCCGTGGGCGACCTTGCCACCGAGAACGACGCGGCGCGGCTGCGGGGCCACGGGGCGCAGGCCGAGCAGATCGTGACAGGAACGGTCTGCCACCTCGACGCGGCGATGGTCCGGGACGTGCTGCCGCGCTTCGACCTCACCGCGCTGGACGTGCTGTTTCTGGAGAACGTGGGCAACCTCGTGTGCCCCAGCAGCTACGACCTCGGCGAGGCGGCGCGGGCGGTGCTCCTCTCCACCACCGAGGGCGAGGACAAGCCGCTGAAGTACCCGACGATGTTCAACACGGCGGACGTGGTGGTGATCACGAAGATGGACCTCGCGGACGCCGTGGACTTCGACCGCGACCTCGCCCGCGAGAACATCGACCGCGCGAGGCCGGGCGTGCCCGTGATCGAGCTGAGCAGCAAGCGGAGCACGGGGTTGGAGGCGTGGTACGCCTTCGTGCGGGGGGAGTCGGTCTGA
- a CDS encoding tripartite tricarboxylate transporter substrate binding protein — protein MKKVLPLTLSALVLGSLAVAQNYPTKGVNFIVPWSPGGSADLTSRALASGMGKALGENVTVVSRTGGGGAIGHLAISQARPDGYNVGMGTLEVVIPSWTSQSKLGLENFTPIALVSINPAAITVAKNSPFKTIDELVTYIKANPGKLKASGTARGGSWDMARAGFLQTIGVKNSALPWVPAQGSAAAIQELLAGGVDVITVSVAEVGNLLKSGEVRTLAVMGDQRHPDFKTVPTLKESGINWSFGSFLSVMGPRRLSADVVTKLDASVRAAMNEPEFKKFMDNAGFGVNYRNPAQFRVFLTQQAAKMKEVQAFIDAD, from the coding sequence ATGAAGAAAGTCCTGCCCCTCACGCTGTCCGCCCTCGTCCTCGGTTCGCTCGCCGTCGCGCAGAACTACCCGACGAAGGGGGTGAACTTCATCGTGCCGTGGTCGCCGGGCGGCTCGGCGGACCTGACCTCGCGCGCACTGGCGTCGGGGATGGGCAAGGCGCTCGGCGAGAACGTGACCGTCGTGAGCCGCACGGGCGGCGGCGGGGCCATCGGGCACCTGGCGATCTCGCAGGCGCGGCCCGACGGCTACAACGTCGGCATGGGCACGCTGGAGGTGGTCATCCCCTCGTGGACCTCGCAATCCAAGCTCGGGCTGGAGAACTTCACGCCCATCGCCCTCGTGAGCATCAACCCGGCGGCGATCACGGTCGCCAAGAACTCCCCCTTCAAGACCATCGACGAGCTGGTGACGTACATCAAGGCCAACCCCGGCAAGCTCAAGGCGTCGGGCACGGCGCGGGGCGGAAGCTGGGACATGGCGCGGGCGGGCTTTCTCCAGACCATCGGCGTGAAGAACAGCGCCCTGCCGTGGGTGCCCGCGCAGGGCAGCGCCGCCGCCATCCAGGAACTCCTCGCGGGCGGCGTGGACGTGATCACCGTGAGCGTGGCCGAGGTGGGCAACCTGCTCAAGAGCGGCGAGGTCCGCACCCTGGCGGTCATGGGCGACCAGCGCCACCCCGACTTCAAGACCGTGCCGACCCTCAAGGAGTCGGGCATCAATTGGTCGTTCGGCTCCTTCCTCTCGGTGATGGGACCCCGCCGCCTCTCCGCCGACGTGGTGACGAAGCTCGACGCCTCGGTGCGGGCCGCCATGAACGAGCCGGAGTTCAAGAAGTTCATGGACAACGCGGGCTTCGGCGTGAACTACCGCAACCCGGCGCAGTTCCGCGTGTTCCTGACCCAGCAGGCCGCCAAGATGAAGGAAGTCCAGGCCTTCATCGACGCCGACTGA
- a CDS encoding urease accessory protein UreF, whose amino-acid sequence MSRSLSRLLQLADSAFPTGAYAFSDGLETLTQRGEVRTAADLHAFLCGQLAHGWGGQDPPACALAWGAGAEDLADLDALLDDLKLVRGPREASLRVGANLRRAALHLWPDELALLPPTRHHATTFGAVASTLGAGRDDTVTAYVSAWLLGRATSATRLIKLGGLDAQRAARLAEEVAWRCVQDALQATPADLCSFSPLLDLAASEQAGLESRLFQT is encoded by the coding sequence ATGAGTCGGTCCCTGAGCCGTCTGCTCCAACTCGCGGACTCGGCCTTTCCCACCGGGGCGTATGCCTTCAGCGACGGGCTGGAGACATTGACCCAGCGCGGCGAGGTGCGGACGGCGGCGGACCTCCACGCCTTCCTCTGCGGGCAACTCGCGCACGGGTGGGGCGGGCAGGACCCCCCCGCCTGCGCCCTCGCGTGGGGAGCCGGGGCGGAGGACTTGGCCGATCTCGACGCCCTGCTGGACGACCTGAAGCTCGTTCGTGGGCCGCGTGAGGCGAGCCTGCGCGTGGGGGCCAATCTCCGCCGCGCCGCGCTGCACCTCTGGCCGGATGAGCTGGCCCTGTTGCCGCCGACCCGTCACCATGCCACCACCTTCGGGGCGGTCGCCTCCACCCTCGGAGCCGGACGCGACGACACCGTGACCGCCTACGTCAGCGCGTGGCTCCTCGGACGGGCCACCTCCGCCACACGGCTCATCAAACTCGGCGGGCTGGATGCTCAACGCGCGGCACGGCTCGCGGAGGAAGTGGCGTGGCGCTGTGTTCAAGATGCCTTACAAGCGACCCCTGCCGACCTGTGCAGCTTCTCCCCCCTCCTCGACCTCGCCGCCAGCGAGCAGGCGGGGCTGGAAAGCCGCTTGTTCCAGACGTAA
- a CDS encoding ABC transporter substrate-binding protein, producing the protein MQKVASICAALTLGLGTVAGAQTNVKFTLDWAFEGPSAPYLLAVDKGYFKDQGLNVTVDRGFGSGDAINKIAGGAYDIGFGDINAMMEFNARNPGQKLVAVYMVYNAPPHSILVLKSSGIKTPKDLEGKTIAAPVGDASRRLFSAFAEANGIDESKIKWTSVDGALREPMLARGQADAISGFTFTSLLNLRQIGVQADQLTVFPYAQSVRGLYGNAIIVRADYAQKNPAVVKGFLTAVNQGFKDAIKDPAAGVVAVQKRNALANVALETERLKLAMNGNVLSSDVRALGLGSVRPDRLRASILTVKKAFELPVTLSPTSVFNATFLPPAAQRKVK; encoded by the coding sequence ATGCAAAAAGTTGCTTCCATCTGTGCGGCTCTGACGCTGGGGCTGGGAACGGTCGCGGGCGCGCAGACGAACGTGAAGTTCACGCTGGACTGGGCCTTCGAGGGGCCGAGTGCGCCGTACCTGCTGGCGGTGGACAAGGGGTACTTCAAGGATCAGGGCCTGAACGTGACGGTGGACCGAGGCTTCGGCTCGGGCGACGCCATCAACAAGATTGCGGGCGGGGCCTACGACATCGGCTTCGGGGACATCAACGCGATGATGGAGTTCAACGCGCGCAATCCGGGGCAGAAGCTCGTGGCCGTGTACATGGTGTACAACGCGCCGCCGCACTCCATCCTCGTGCTGAAGAGCAGCGGCATCAAGACGCCGAAGGACCTGGAGGGCAAGACCATCGCCGCGCCCGTGGGGGACGCCTCGCGCCGGTTGTTCTCGGCCTTCGCGGAGGCGAACGGCATCGACGAGAGCAAGATCAAGTGGACGAGCGTGGACGGGGCGCTGCGTGAGCCGATGCTCGCGCGTGGTCAGGCCGACGCCATCAGCGGCTTCACCTTCACCAGCCTCCTGAATCTGCGGCAGATCGGGGTGCAGGCCGACCAACTGACGGTCTTCCCCTACGCCCAGAGCGTGCGCGGGCTGTACGGCAACGCGATCATCGTGCGGGCGGACTACGCGCAGAAGAACCCGGCGGTCGTGAAGGGCTTTCTCACCGCCGTCAATCAGGGCTTCAAGGACGCGATCAAGGACCCCGCCGCCGGGGTCGTCGCCGTGCAGAAGCGCAACGCCCTCGCCAACGTCGCGCTGGAGACCGAACGCCTCAAGCTCGCCATGAACGGCAACGTCCTGAGCAGTGACGTGCGCGCCCTCGGCCTCGGCTCTGTCCGCCCCGACCGCCTGCGCGCGAGCATCCTGACGGTGAAAAAAGCGTTCGAGCTGCCCGTGACGCTCTCGCCCACCAGCGTCTTCAACGCGACCTTCCTGCCGCCCGCCGCCCAGCGCAAGGTGAAGTGA
- a CDS encoding urease accessory protein UreD produces the protein MSLLRHTRTGLLHLHFGMRNGRTVLLRDLQKAPLMIVRPFELPCGTLMVFVVNPTGGVLGGDHSELRVTVDGGARALVLTQSATRVQPSPDGEAATQELHLKVAAGGRLEVYPERTLPFAGSIFRQHLRAELEEGAELGVTETLASGRVGMGERLRFGEYASRVEVWRAGRRVYLDALRLCPGDHTRAPGVWGGHNYAASGVWVGSGEVKDWPAVPGLLATGRSAGGAVWLRASAERGPELDAALNVARESLRGQLFGAAALQIRR, from the coding sequence TTGAGCCTGCTACGGCACACCCGCACGGGCCTGCTCCACCTGCACTTCGGGATGCGGAACGGGCGCACGGTCCTCCTCCGCGACCTGCAAAAAGCGCCGCTGATGATCGTGCGTCCCTTCGAGCTGCCCTGCGGCACCCTGATGGTCTTCGTGGTCAACCCCACCGGGGGCGTCCTCGGCGGCGACCACAGCGAGTTGCGGGTGACGGTGGACGGGGGGGCGCGGGCGCTCGTCCTCACCCAATCGGCCACACGGGTACAACCCTCGCCGGACGGGGAGGCGGCCACGCAGGAGCTTCACCTGAAGGTGGCGGCGGGCGGGCGGCTGGAGGTCTACCCGGAGCGCACCCTCCCTTTTGCCGGGAGCATCTTCCGCCAGCACCTCCGCGCCGAGCTGGAGGAGGGCGCGGAACTCGGCGTCACCGAGACGCTGGCGAGCGGGCGGGTAGGCATGGGCGAGCGGCTGCGCTTCGGCGAGTACGCGAGCCGGGTGGAGGTCTGGCGGGCCGGGCGGCGGGTGTATCTGGACGCCCTGCGCCTGTGCCCCGGCGACCATACCCGAGCGCCCGGCGTGTGGGGAGGGCACAACTACGCGGCGTCGGGTGTATGGGTCGGAAGTGGGGAAGTGAAGGATTGGCCCGCCGTGCCCGGCCTGCTGGCGACGGGAAGATCGGCGGGCGGGGCGGTGTGGCTGCGGGCGTCGGCGGAGCGGGGACCGGAGTTGGACGCAGCGTTGAACGTGGCGCGGGAGAGCCTCCGGGGGCAGTTGTTCGGGGCGGCGGCGTTGCAGATCAGGCGGTAG
- a CDS encoding ABC transporter ATP-binding protein has protein sequence MDKTGIDIQGVTLRYSGKSGPVEAVRNVTLNVRPGEFVALVGPSGCGKSTLLKLVSGLLPPAAGTATVGGQPPKPSGNVGLAFQNPSLLLWRTVLENVLIPLEVSPAHKAAYRRDKAPFVARARRMLSAVGLGGFEDKHPWELSGGMQQRANVVRALIHQPGILLLDEPFGALDAFTREELWLALQALWMGARPTVLLVTHDLREATLLADTVYVMSPRPGQIILRREVDLPRPRTLEGTFSPEFSHIVQELREHVGGVRDPIRAEELMEVAS, from the coding sequence ATGGACAAGACAGGCATCGACATTCAGGGCGTGACCCTGCGTTACAGCGGGAAGAGTGGGCCGGTGGAGGCGGTGCGGAACGTCACGCTGAACGTGCGGCCCGGCGAGTTCGTCGCCCTCGTGGGGCCGAGCGGCTGCGGCAAGAGCACGCTGCTCAAGCTCGTCTCCGGGCTGCTGCCCCCGGCGGCGGGAACGGCCACGGTAGGAGGCCAGCCGCCGAAGCCCAGCGGCAACGTGGGCCTCGCCTTCCAGAACCCGAGCCTGCTGCTGTGGCGCACGGTGCTGGAGAACGTGCTCATTCCGCTGGAGGTCTCGCCCGCGCACAAGGCGGCCTATCGTCGTGATAAAGCGCCGTTCGTCGCCCGTGCGAGGCGGATGCTGTCGGCGGTCGGTCTCGGCGGCTTCGAGGACAAGCACCCGTGGGAACTGTCGGGCGGGATGCAGCAGCGCGCGAATGTGGTGCGGGCGCTGATCCACCAGCCGGGCATCCTCCTGCTCGACGAGCCGTTCGGGGCGCTCGACGCCTTCACCCGCGAGGAGCTGTGGCTGGCGCTTCAGGCGTTGTGGATGGGCGCGCGGCCCACCGTCCTCCTCGTCACCCATGACCTGCGCGAGGCGACCCTCCTCGCCGACACCGTGTACGTGATGAGTCCGCGCCCCGGCCAGATCATCCTGCGGCGGGAGGTGGACCTGCCCCGCCCGCGCACGCTGGAGGGCACCTTCTCGCCGGAGTTCAGCCATATCGTGCAGGAACTCCGCGAGCATGTCGGCGGCGTGCGCGACCCCATCCGCGCCGAGGAACTGATGGAGGTGGCGTCGTGA
- a CDS encoding ABC transporter permease produces MTRETHPTEPLSAVEAVPVPTPAARGSAVRSGLRNLAPPVLSILAFFLLWELVCRVFAIQPFILPTPSASLATLVQFAPAVAGHAIQTLTTTLLGFALAVVLGVALGALVGLNRTAYQALYPLLIGFNAVPKAALVPVLVIWFGVGAVPAVLTAFLISFFPVVVNVATGLATVEPEPRDVLRALGASPWEVFTKVSLPRSLPYFFASLKVAVTLAFVGSIISELAASNKGIGVMMNQAASSFQVPLVFGGVLLVSAMGVLLYAVFALLESRLTGWAYRSQH; encoded by the coding sequence GTGACGCGCGAAACCCATCCCACGGAACCACTGTCGGCGGTCGAGGCGGTGCCCGTGCCCACCCCGGCGGCGCGGGGAAGTGCGGTGCGGTCGGGTCTGCGGAACCTCGCGCCCCCCGTGCTGAGCATTCTCGCCTTCTTCCTGCTGTGGGAACTCGTCTGCCGGGTGTTCGCCATCCAGCCGTTCATCCTGCCCACGCCCAGCGCCTCGCTCGCCACACTGGTGCAGTTCGCCCCCGCCGTGGCCGGGCACGCCATTCAAACGCTGACGACGACGCTGCTGGGCTTCGCGCTCGCCGTCGTCCTCGGGGTGGCGCTCGGGGCGCTCGTGGGCCTGAACCGCACGGCGTACCAGGCGCTCTATCCGCTGCTGATCGGCTTCAACGCGGTCCCGAAAGCGGCGCTCGTACCCGTGCTGGTCATCTGGTTCGGGGTGGGCGCGGTCCCGGCGGTGCTGACGGCCTTCCTGATCTCGTTCTTCCCGGTCGTCGTGAACGTCGCCACGGGCCTCGCCACGGTGGAACCCGAGCCGCGCGACGTGCTGCGGGCGCTGGGGGCCTCACCGTGGGAGGTCTTCACGAAGGTCAGCCTGCCCCGCTCGCTGCCGTACTTCTTCGCCAGCCTCAAGGTCGCCGTGACGCTGGCGTTTGTCGGCAGCATCATCAGCGAACTCGCCGCCAGCAACAAGGGCATTGGCGTGATGATGAACCAGGCCGCCAGCTCCTTTCAGGTGCCGCTCGTCTTCGGCGGTGTGCTGCTCGTGAGCGCAATGGGCGTGCTCCTGTATGCCGTTTTCGCCCTGCTGGAATCGAGGTTGACGGGCTGGGCCTACCGCTCGCAGCATTGA
- a CDS encoding tripartite tricarboxylate transporter TctB family protein: MEQEHPGWELALSVFLILIGVGVWIVSASFPRLDDGSPGPALFPRVLAVGLMVGGGVLIASALRDLRSRGATLPFLESRSGMGKVFVTLAMTALVPFLMPYITLVGGAALASALFALLIGTDLRRSVGVGVVTGLSIYLVFGRLLGVPLS; this comes from the coding sequence ATGGAACAGGAACATCCCGGCTGGGAACTCGCGCTGAGCGTCTTCCTCATCCTGATCGGCGTGGGCGTGTGGATCGTCAGCGCCTCGTTTCCCCGGCTGGACGACGGCTCGCCGGGTCCCGCCCTCTTTCCGCGCGTGCTGGCGGTGGGGCTGATGGTGGGCGGCGGGGTGCTGATCGCCTCGGCGCTGCGTGACCTGCGCTCGCGGGGGGCGACGCTGCCCTTTCTGGAGTCGCGCAGTGGCATGGGCAAGGTCTTCGTCACGCTGGCGATGACGGCGTTGGTGCCCTTCCTGATGCCGTACATCACGCTGGTGGGCGGGGCCGCGCTCGCCTCCGCGCTGTTCGCGCTCCTGATCGGCACGGACCTGCGGCGCTCGGTGGGCGTCGGGGTAGTCACGGGGCTGTCGATCTACCTCGTCTTCGGTCGCCTGCTGGGAGTGCCCCTGTCATGA
- a CDS encoding tripartite tricarboxylate transporter permease, whose product MSSLFSWEALIALTLGSLFGAIFGSIPGLTATLALSLFVPLALFLDPGLVLPAVIGISTAAIFAGDIGSITVKIPGTAASAAYSDEINRMGKSSMGYAMGVATLPSAVGAIIGVAILVAGAGLLAGFAKQFSSFEYFWLSVLGLVAGVFATQGKLVKGVISLLVGILIATVGLDPTLGYSRFSFGSPELLGGISYVVALIGLFGVSELLEQVYKGVVKTEAVVTDEELRRQRRNLQHDYWVRPTRLMLREKGAMVRASLVGTGVGFLPGAGADLAAWLSSSLERMGGRKANPTPEETARQEEVVVLAGTASNNAAVAGAWIPAMALGIPGDTLTAIVLGVFLIAGITPGPQLFTENRALVTQIYVAFAVASVIIMPIMGILSAYGVGFITRIPFKLLMGFILGLTVVGAYAINNNPFDIFVMLALGFFGFLLKRGGFPLAQVVLGMVLGPLLEQNFMVSVIKVQWDLASFFTRPIALVLMLATLLVIFFGIRLNKAYQKSLQAPAAGTDVPVGSV is encoded by the coding sequence ATGAGCAGCCTCTTTTCCTGGGAGGCGCTGATCGCCCTCACGCTCGGCAGCCTGTTCGGGGCGATCTTCGGGTCCATCCCCGGCCTGACGGCGACGCTGGCGCTGAGCCTCTTCGTGCCGCTGGCGCTGTTTCTCGACCCCGGCCTCGTGCTGCCCGCCGTGATCGGCATCTCGACCGCCGCCATCTTCGCGGGGGACATCGGCTCGATCACGGTCAAGATTCCCGGCACCGCCGCCTCGGCGGCCTACAGCGACGAGATCAACCGCATGGGCAAGAGCAGCATGGGCTACGCGATGGGCGTGGCGACCCTGCCCTCGGCGGTGGGCGCGATCATCGGCGTGGCGATTCTCGTCGCGGGGGCGGGCCTGCTCGCGGGGTTCGCCAAGCAGTTCTCCTCCTTCGAGTACTTCTGGCTCTCGGTGCTGGGCCTTGTGGCGGGCGTCTTCGCCACGCAGGGCAAGCTCGTCAAGGGCGTGATCTCGCTCCTCGTCGGCATCCTGATCGCCACGGTGGGCCTCGACCCCACCCTCGGCTACTCGCGCTTCTCCTTCGGCTCCCCGGAGCTGCTCGGCGGCATCAGCTACGTGGTCGCCCTCATCGGCCTCTTCGGCGTGTCCGAGTTGCTGGAGCAGGTGTACAAGGGTGTCGTCAAGACGGAGGCGGTCGTCACCGACGAGGAGCTGCGCCGTCAGCGCCGCAACCTCCAGCACGACTACTGGGTGCGGCCCACCCGCCTGATGCTGCGCGAGAAGGGGGCGATGGTGCGCGCTTCCCTCGTGGGGACGGGCGTGGGCTTCCTGCCGGGGGCGGGGGCGGACCTCGCCGCGTGGCTGTCGAGCAGCCTGGAGCGCATGGGGGGCCGCAAGGCCAACCCCACCCCCGAGGAGACGGCGCGTCAGGAGGAAGTCGTCGTGCTGGCGGGCACCGCGTCCAACAACGCGGCGGTGGCGGGCGCGTGGATTCCGGCGATGGCGCTGGGTATTCCCGGCGACACGCTGACGGCCATCGTGCTGGGCGTCTTCCTCATCGCGGGCATCACGCCGGGGCCGCAACTGTTCACGGAGAACCGGGCACTCGTGACGCAGATTTACGTCGCCTTCGCAGTCGCCAGCGTCATCATCATGCCGATCATGGGCATCCTGTCGGCCTACGGGGTGGGCTTCATCACCCGCATCCCCTTCAAGCTGCTGATGGGCTTCATCCTGGGCCTGACGGTGGTGGGGGCCTACGCGATCAACAATAACCCCTTCGACATCTTCGTGATGCTCGCACTGGGCTTCTTCGGCTTCCTGCTCAAGCGCGGGGGCTTCCCGCTCGCGCAGGTCGTGCTGGGCATGGTGCTGGGGCCGCTGCTGGAGCAGAACTTCATGGTCAGCGTGATCAAGGTGCAGTGGGACCTGGCGAGCTTCTTCACCCGCCCTATCGCCCTCGTGCTGATGCTCGCCACCCTGCTCGTGATCTTCTTCGGCATCCGGCTCAACAAGGCGTACCAGAAGTCCTTGCAGGCCCCCGCCGCCGGGACCGACGTGCCCGTAGGCTCGGTGTAG
- the ureG gene encoding urease accessory protein UreG: MTPTPLKIGVGGPVGSGKTALLEVLCRELRDRYALAVITNDIYTYEDQRILTRAAALPPERIRGVQTGGCPHTAIREDSSLNQEAVEALQADFPDIELLFIESGGDNLASSFSPELVDAWMFVLDVSGGEKVPRKGGPGVRQSDLLVINKIDLAPFVGARLEVMDADARAQRTVGGEVRPYVFTDLKRGVGVGDVIAWIEHDLLFREVAPPRIGLQVPQP; encoded by the coding sequence TTGACCCCCACCCCCCTCAAGATCGGCGTCGGCGGCCCGGTCGGTTCCGGCAAGACGGCGCTGCTGGAGGTGCTGTGCCGCGAGCTGCGGGACCGCTACGCCCTCGCCGTGATCACGAACGACATCTACACCTACGAGGACCAGCGCATCCTGACGCGGGCCGCCGCGCTGCCGCCGGAGCGCATTCGGGGCGTCCAGACGGGCGGCTGCCCCCACACCGCCATCCGCGAGGACAGCTCGCTCAATCAGGAGGCGGTGGAGGCGCTGCAAGCCGACTTCCCGGACATCGAACTCCTGTTCATCGAGTCGGGCGGCGACAACCTCGCGTCGTCCTTCTCGCCCGAACTCGTGGACGCCTGGATGTTCGTGCTCGACGTGTCCGGCGGCGAGAAGGTGCCCCGCAAGGGCGGCCCCGGCGTGCGGCAATCAGACCTCTTGGTGATCAACAAAATAGACCTCGCTCCCTTCGTGGGTGCGCGGCTGGAGGTCATGGACGCCGACGCCCGCGCGCAACGCACGGTGGGCGGGGAGGTGCGGCCCTACGTGTTCACTGATCTCAAGCGGGGCGTGGGTGTGGGCGACGTGATCGCCTGGATCGAACATGACCTCCTCTTCCGCGAGGTCGCGCCACCTCGCATCGGCCTACAGGTGCCCCAGCCTTGA
- a CDS encoding MFS transporter, with protein sequence MRVVLSSLRQLHPNVRVRLVTTFLGKVTGTTVVPFLGLLFAREHGPVVAGLMLGAGYVLQFLVGLYGGAVSDTLGRKRVMVWGEGAKVAAFAVMLVAALTGAGSGWIFVATLVLALGNGLASPAGEAMLVDVSTTESRAFIYAVNYWGNNLGYLLGVPLGGLLFRDHLPVLLGLLVAVSAVILWVTATRIQESWKLTPGARGAGAVGLGQLLGSYRLVARDRAFLVLTLSGVLVLTVEFARTTFIAVRLDHDLVNAVASVPGLGAVAFDGARALSLITVVNTLMIVLGTAPVARFVTGRDPRRWMIVGFGLFGLGYAAAMLLSAPLALVLAALVFSVGELLYVPTRQAVVADMVPAERRGAYLAVNGLVFQLGKWLAALGLMLWPVLGNVGMAALLLTLAVAGSVLGWGATRRLPEAGRVGEVAS encoded by the coding sequence ATGCGTGTCGTGCTTTCCTCGCTGCGGCAACTGCATCCGAACGTGCGCGTCCGGCTGGTGACGACCTTTCTCGGCAAGGTGACGGGGACGACGGTGGTGCCGTTTCTGGGGCTGCTGTTCGCGCGGGAACACGGCCCGGTGGTGGCGGGGCTGATGCTGGGGGCGGGGTACGTCCTGCAATTCCTCGTTGGGTTGTACGGCGGCGCGGTCTCGGACACGCTGGGGCGCAAACGGGTAATGGTGTGGGGCGAGGGGGCGAAGGTGGCGGCCTTCGCGGTGATGCTCGTCGCGGCCCTGACCGGGGCGGGCAGCGGGTGGATTTTCGTGGCGACGCTCGTGCTGGCGCTGGGCAACGGGCTGGCGTCCCCGGCGGGCGAGGCGATGCTCGTGGACGTGAGTACGACGGAGAGCCGGGCGTTCATCTACGCGGTGAACTACTGGGGCAACAACCTCGGCTACCTGCTCGGCGTCCCGTTGGGGGGGCTGCTGTTCCGTGACCACCTGCCCGTCTTGCTGGGGCTACTCGTCGCCGTGAGCGCCGTGATCCTGTGGGTGACGGCCACGCGGATACAGGAGAGCTGGAAGCTCACGCCGGGGGCACGGGGAGCGGGGGCGGTCGGGCTGGGCCAACTCCTCGGCAGCTACCGCCTCGTGGCGCGGGACCGGGCCTTTCTCGTGCTGACGCTGAGCGGCGTTCTCGTGCTGACGGTCGAGTTCGCGCGCACGACCTTCATCGCCGTCCGGCTGGACCACGACCTCGTGAACGCCGTGGCGAGTGTGCCGGGGCTGGGGGCGGTGGCCTTCGACGGGGCACGCGCCCTGAGCCTGATCACGGTGGTCAACACGCTGATGATCGTGCTGGGCACCGCACCCGTCGCCCGCTTCGTCACGGGCCGCGACCCCCGGCGCTGGATGATCGTGGGCTTCGGGCTGTTCGGGCTGGGCTACGCGGCGGCGATGCTGCTCTCGGCCCCGCTCGCGCTCGTGCTCGCCGCGCTCGTGTTCTCGGTGGGCGAGCTGCTGTACGTGCCCACCCGTCAGGCCGTCGTGGCGGACATGGTGCCCGCCGAGCGACGTGGGGCGTACCTGGCGGTGAACGGGCTGGTCTTCCAGCTCGGCAAGTGGCTCGCCGCGCTGGGGCTGATGCTGTGGCCCGTCCTCGGAAACGTGGGGATGGCGGCCCTGCTGCTCACGCTGGCGGTGGCGGGAAGCGTCCTGGGCTGGGGCGCGACCCGCCGCCTGCCGGAAGCGGGGAGAGTAGGGGAAGTGGCGTCGTGA
- the ureE gene encoding urease accessory protein UreE: MVRLRAGGVGLTRLTNLRRPLLGENAPITTEAARVVHVPMTAADRRRVRRRLTAPDGVELRLALPTGTVLLPGSVLDTVDGVAYVVAAAPEDVAAVTPRSLAEAARVAHVVGNLHRDFVEDGDVFLVLWDAPMELLLTRLGVPFTREARPFHGRPSWEHEG; encoded by the coding sequence GTGGTACGCCTTCGTGCGGGGGGAGTCGGTCTGACGCGGCTGACTAACCTTCGCCGTCCGCTGCTGGGAGAGAACGCGCCCATCACGACGGAGGCCGCCCGTGTCGTTCACGTCCCCATGACCGCCGCCGACCGTCGCCGGGTGCGCCGCCGCCTGACCGCTCCCGACGGGGTGGAGTTGCGGCTCGCCCTCCCGACGGGGACGGTGCTGCTGCCAGGCAGTGTGCTGGACACGGTGGACGGCGTGGCCTACGTCGTCGCCGCCGCGCCCGAGGACGTGGCCGCCGTCACGCCGCGCTCTCTGGCGGAGGCCGCGCGGGTGGCGCACGTGGTCGGGAATCTGCACCGCGACTTCGTGGAGGACGGGGATGTGTTCCTGGTGCTGTGGGATGCTCCGATGGAACTGCTGCTGACGCGGCTGGGCGTGCCCTTCACACGGGAGGCGCGGCCCTTTCATGGGCGGCCCTCCTGGGAGCATGAGGGATGA